The Spartobacteria bacterium genome window below encodes:
- a CDS encoding antibiotic biosynthesis monooxygenase, translated as MKIITAELKAKQGQETQLKAVLSKLFAHVDKEPGTLLYTLHQDPADAAHFFFYEQYMDDAALQAHSTSDFLKEAGAEMADLLDGDMNVHIYEPIISTGMEQKAADIAYAKEAGEKWVRRDLANRQKSFCMCWDCGKFKPEQDDKGCPIIAQVLQLAAQSDIVLPVWACAAFSAK; from the coding sequence ATGAAAATTATTACCGCAGAATTGAAGGCAAAACAGGGACAGGAAACGCAGTTGAAAGCAGTGCTCAGCAAGCTGTTTGCTCATGTGGATAAAGAACCGGGAACGTTGTTGTACACCCTGCATCAAGATCCGGCCGATGCTGCGCATTTCTTTTTTTATGAACAGTATATGGATGATGCGGCCTTGCAGGCGCACAGTACGTCGGACTTTCTAAAGGAAGCCGGAGCGGAAATGGCTGATTTGCTGGATGGTGATATGAACGTACATATTTACGAACCGATCATCAGCACCGGTATGGAGCAGAAAGCGGCTGACATTGCGTATGCCAAAGAAGCCGGAGAAAAGTGGGTTCGCCGTGATTTGGCCAATCGTCAGAAATCCTTCTGCATGTGCTGGGATTGCGGTAAGTTCAAACCGGAACAGGATGACAAAGGCTGCCCGATCATCGCTCAGGTGCTGCAGCTGGCCGCGCAGTCCGATATCGTGCTGCCGGTATGGGCATGTGCCGCGTTTTCGGCAAAATAG
- a CDS encoding metal ABC transporter permease — protein sequence MSLFWHDLWQYSFLQNAILAGILSSVACGIMGSFVVVRRTTYVAGAIAHCVLGGMGAARYAQRVHGVTWMTPMTGAVIAAVLAALIVAKVTYSGRQRADTVLSAVWAIGMAVGISFITATPGYYEDLMSYLFGNILMVGHGALRQMAVLDVIVLVVTLLFYDKFLLISFQPELAVLRGMRMGVYHTLLLVMIALTVVLLTQVVGLIMVIALLTLPAAAAAQMAGRLWHVMLVAMMLSLLYTTGGIALSYAPEWPAGATVIECAGVGYILVMLYRRGLNRFRHR from the coding sequence ATGAGTTTGTTCTGGCATGATCTCTGGCAGTATTCTTTTCTGCAGAACGCGATACTGGCAGGGATTCTGTCGTCTGTCGCCTGCGGAATCATGGGCAGTTTTGTGGTGGTACGTCGGACAACCTATGTTGCGGGAGCCATTGCACATTGCGTTCTGGGCGGCATGGGCGCGGCACGGTACGCCCAGCGTGTCCACGGGGTTACATGGATGACGCCCATGACGGGTGCGGTCATCGCGGCCGTTCTGGCGGCTTTAATCGTGGCGAAGGTGACCTATTCCGGCCGGCAGCGTGCCGATACCGTACTCAGTGCCGTGTGGGCCATTGGCATGGCGGTGGGTATTTCATTTATTACGGCTACTCCTGGGTATTACGAAGATCTGATGAGCTACCTGTTCGGTAATATCCTGATGGTGGGACATGGGGCGCTGCGTCAGATGGCGGTGCTGGATGTCATTGTACTGGTTGTAACCCTGCTCTTTTACGACAAGTTTCTCCTGATCAGTTTTCAGCCCGAACTGGCCGTCCTGCGGGGGATGCGCATGGGGGTATATCATACACTGCTACTGGTTATGATTGCATTGACGGTGGTGTTGTTAACCCAGGTTGTGGGCCTGATCATGGTCATTGCGTTGTTGACTCTTCCTGCTGCGGCTGCCGCTCAGATGGCGGGACGTTTGTGGCATGTGATGCTGGTGGCCATGATGCTGTCTCTTCTTTATACCACAGGCGGTATTGCGCTCAGCTATGCCCCTGAATGGCCGGCCGGAGCAACTGTCATCGAATGCGCCGGCGTCGGGTATATACTGGTTATGCTGTATCGACGGGGTCTCAACCGCTTCCGGCACAGGTGA
- a CDS encoding hydroxylamine reductase, with the protein MFCYQCQETARNQGCSVRGVCGKSPETAALQDALVHTCKGIGFWGTKAAALDMTVKEPGLFVMQCLFSTITNANFDNDRFEQLIKEAIAVRDDLRAKVEAKGALTGDIPDCAKWVGSTMEEFSAKGAVCGVLATADENIRSLRELMIYGLKGIAAYADHAAMLGYSVESINAFVLQAMNAATEDLSVDELVGWVLKTGEQAVATMAMLDQANTETYGNPEITEVNIGVGTNPGILISGHDLHDMEELLKQTDGTGVDVYTHSEMLPANYYPAFKKYKQFVGNYGNAWWKQDAEFASFNGPILMTTNCITPVKDAYKDRIFTTGMSGYPGVKHIADRPEGGTKDFSEIIAMAKTCPPPTEIETGKIVGGFAHHQVLALADKVVEAVKSGAIKRFVVMAGCDGRQKGRNYFTEVAENLPKDTVILTAGCAKYRYNKLDLGDIGGIPRVLDAGQCNDSYSLAVIALKLKEVFGLEDINDLPISYDIAWYEQKAVAVLLALLSLGVKGIRLGPTLPAFLSPAVVKVLVENFDIKPTGDVAKDIESIMAGK; encoded by the coding sequence ATGTTCTGTTATCAGTGTCAGGAAACCGCCCGCAATCAGGGATGCAGTGTTCGCGGCGTGTGTGGTAAATCACCCGAAACAGCCGCCCTGCAGGATGCCCTGGTTCATACCTGCAAAGGGATCGGCTTTTGGGGAACCAAAGCGGCTGCGCTGGATATGACCGTTAAAGAGCCTGGCCTCTTCGTCATGCAGTGTCTTTTTTCAACAATCACCAATGCTAATTTTGATAACGATCGTTTCGAACAGCTGATCAAAGAAGCCATCGCGGTTCGTGATGATCTGCGTGCAAAAGTAGAAGCCAAAGGGGCTCTTACCGGCGACATTCCTGATTGCGCGAAATGGGTCGGATCCACCATGGAAGAATTCAGTGCCAAAGGAGCTGTTTGCGGTGTTTTAGCTACAGCTGATGAAAATATTCGTTCCCTGCGCGAATTGATGATCTACGGCTTAAAAGGTATTGCTGCCTATGCAGATCATGCCGCGATGCTCGGTTACAGCGTGGAAAGCATTAACGCGTTTGTCTTGCAGGCCATGAATGCAGCGACAGAAGATTTGTCGGTAGACGAATTAGTCGGCTGGGTGTTGAAAACAGGTGAGCAGGCTGTTGCAACCATGGCGATGCTGGATCAGGCCAATACTGAAACCTACGGGAATCCTGAAATCACCGAAGTGAATATTGGCGTCGGAACCAACCCCGGCATCCTCATCTCCGGCCATGATCTGCACGACATGGAAGAATTGCTGAAACAGACCGACGGCACAGGTGTTGACGTATATACGCATAGCGAAATGCTGCCGGCCAACTACTATCCGGCATTCAAGAAATACAAACAGTTCGTCGGCAATTACGGCAATGCCTGGTGGAAACAGGATGCAGAATTCGCTTCCTTCAACGGACCGATTCTGATGACGACCAACTGCATTACGCCTGTGAAAGACGCATATAAAGATCGGATTTTCACAACAGGCATGTCTGGCTATCCTGGTGTGAAACACATCGCTGACCGTCCTGAAGGCGGAACAAAGGATTTCTCTGAAATCATTGCCATGGCTAAAACCTGCCCGCCTCCTACAGAGATAGAAACAGGCAAAATCGTCGGCGGCTTTGCTCATCATCAGGTGCTGGCACTGGCAGACAAAGTGGTGGAAGCGGTTAAATCCGGCGCGATTAAACGCTTTGTCGTCATGGCGGGCTGTGACGGACGTCAGAAAGGGCGCAATTACTTCACAGAAGTAGCAGAAAACCTTCCTAAAGATACGGTGATCCTGACTGCCGGCTGTGCCAAATATCGATACAACAAGCTAGATCTCGGCGATATCGGCGGCATTCCCCGCGTACTGGATGCAGGTCAGTGCAACGATTCCTACTCACTGGCAGTCATCGCACTGAAGCTGAAAGAAGTCTTTGGACTGGAGGATATCAACGATCTGCCCATATCCTACGACATTGCCTGGTATGAACAGAAAGCCGTGGCAGTGCTGCTGGCCCTGTTGTCACTGGGCGTCAAAGGCATTCGTCTCGGCCCCACCCTGCCGGCCTTTCTGTCCCCTGCCGTAGTGAAAGTTCTGGTTGAAAACTTCGATATCAAACCTACGGGCGACGTAGCGAAAGACATCGAGTCCATCATGGCCGGTAAATAG
- a CDS encoding ABC transporter ATP-binding protein, with protein sequence MPTEKQIVLEYSDVCFAYEKAEVLHNVQLQIRSGSLVAVVGPNGGGKSTLIRLGLGLLSPKRGRICVFGDNPVLVRRHIGYVPQHLSFDAAFPVSALDVVLMGRAERHRFGFYRKKDRTCAMDAMEKVGTAALASRPFSQLSGGERQRVLIAQALASEPKLLLLDEPTANVDTEVEQQIYRLLKELNREMTIVIVSHNLNVVTRHASDVVCVNRTVSQVSTKDWSADKMRAVYHGDLAVLQHGMSCQVIDPSEGLREPHHASLTSDIGDAL encoded by the coding sequence ATGCCGACGGAAAAGCAGATTGTTCTCGAGTATAGCGATGTTTGCTTCGCCTATGAAAAAGCGGAAGTGCTGCATAATGTTCAGTTGCAGATCAGGTCGGGCAGTCTGGTGGCCGTCGTCGGACCCAATGGCGGTGGAAAAAGCACATTGATCCGGCTGGGGCTGGGACTGTTATCGCCCAAGAGGGGACGTATTTGCGTTTTTGGCGATAATCCCGTTTTGGTACGCCGTCATATCGGATATGTTCCCCAGCATTTGAGTTTTGATGCGGCATTTCCCGTCAGTGCACTGGATGTCGTGCTGATGGGGAGAGCCGAGCGGCATCGCTTTGGATTTTATCGGAAAAAGGATCGCACCTGTGCCATGGATGCCATGGAAAAGGTGGGCACCGCAGCATTGGCCTCACGTCCTTTTTCCCAGTTGTCGGGCGGGGAACGGCAGCGTGTTCTGATTGCACAGGCGCTGGCTTCGGAACCAAAACTCCTTTTGCTGGATGAACCTACTGCCAATGTGGATACCGAGGTGGAGCAGCAGATATACCGTTTGCTCAAGGAGCTGAATCGTGAAATGACGATTGTCATTGTTTCACATAACTTGAATGTGGTGACGCGCCATGCGTCGGACGTGGTTTGTGTAAACCGCACGGTTTCTCAGGTGTCCACAAAGGACTGGTCCGCTGATAAAATGCGCGCGGTGTATCATGGTGATCTTGCGGTTCTGCAGCATGGCATGTCCTGTCAGGTGATTGATCCGTCAGAGGGGCTGCGTGAGCCGCATCACGCCTCGCTCACATCGGATATAGGTGATGCATTATGA